A window of Ovis canadensis isolate MfBH-ARS-UI-01 breed Bighorn chromosome X, ARS-UI_OviCan_v2, whole genome shotgun sequence contains these coding sequences:
- the LOC138929970 gene encoding cancer/testis antigen 1-like yields the protein MESEAHGGGATRAADEDAGAVAFVGSRAHGSQGVPGGAAGHDGPGVPAGPGDAVSQEVPAGSGDMADPRGPSASGESGGAAAAILQIPGAPNAPGPGGDPARRAGVLNNRVFQFSFGMPFSSHVEADNVRHILTRRTQLRWPVQRELYVNGRILVLRLTAEDRALLQTAVDFCLEQISLVMWTLQNFVPHLFPQSQHRRGP from the exons ATGGAGTCTGAGGCACATGGTGGAGGAGCCACGAGGGCAGCTGATGAAGACGCAGGTGCTGTGGCCTTCGTAGGGAGTAGAGCACATGGCAGCCAAGGTGTGCCGGGGGGTGCTGCTGGCCATGATGGCCCTGGTGTCCCAGCTGGCCCTGGAGACGCCGTCAGTCAAGAAGTCCCTGCCGGTTCCGGTGACATGGCTGATCCGAGAGGCCCCAGCGCTTCAGGAGAGTCAGGTGGCGCAGCCGCTGCCATTCTGCAGATCCCAGGGGCACCCAACGCACCAGGGCCTGGTGGAGACCCTGCACGCAGAGCCGGAGTTCTGAATAACCGAGTCTTCCAGTT CAGCTTTGGCATGCCTTTCTCATCACACGTGGAGGCGGACAACGTGCGCCACATCCTGACTCGACGTACTCAACTGCGATGGCCGGTTCAGAGGGAGCTCTACGTTAATGGCCGCATATTGGTTCT CCGACTGACTGCTGAAGACCGTGCCCTGCTCCAGACGGCCGTCGACTTCTGTCTGGAGCAGATTTCTCTGGTGATGTGGACCTTGCAGAACTTCGTGCCCCACCTTTTTCCTCAGTCTCAGCACAGAAGAGGGCCTTAA